The following proteins are co-located in the Cryptococcus neoformans var. grubii H99 chromosome 1, complete sequence genome:
- a CDS encoding transcription elongation regulator 1 encodes MSGVPPGPPPGRPPVANMPYIPQPGAPAAPPFRPPAAFPPGPPAGMPFSVGGFPPPLPPGWSEHRAPDGITPYYYNAQTRESTYIRPSFPPFPPGTTPPTGSPAPGAVIPGGTGAGEEKTKKKKKEKPKDKVPIPGTSWMRITTNEGNVFYFEKENKRSEWTVPDEIKEAVTQLEKEERKKKEEQDREEQEKIEQERIEKLKELERIRAEIEAERKKKEEAEKERKRKQREDGEDDAPEEKKAKVGDREQEQEDVVGPEGEDDEEAWMKAVAAEFAEKDAQTKKDLEEQDEKTKKEEAEAAKKVFAVPEKVNVSVEEGRALFKALLIEKDISPFAPWDQSLPLFINDPRYVLLSSMKDRREVYEEYCREVGRAKRLKKGSAAEEKKAEPEKEYKALLDKEVTSTRTRWDDFRKKWKKDRRFYAFGRDDHQREKVFKQHLRDLGERKRAAALKAEEDFNTLLKESTNITSSSQWSSVKRSISSDRRYDAVGSSSLREELFNNYVRGLSSTSNPAKSNSEEQSIKDKEEAAARRLAERKAGQSAQSSESKEDAAARKLAERKAKSEASLREREAKVREERERVEREMHKSKVGAGREEAETLFTSLLVDSVRDPNVTWDEAQSYLSSDPRWNHPSLSARDKQRLFAAHSERLLSKRSNALHSLFESKTPALNTPYDDVYPQIIDDPLVKRLGLQGQVLEDRWKSWRRKKEHDARIEFDQMLHENSFVDFWSKMRKKTMDEKALEVQEQDEYDEGEGMGEGGAADLTLLAKQIDLGEIKAVLRRDKRYSVFDHMPEEREKWLRDYLENVEAASGSKTIHNVGLGK; translated from the exons ATGTCCGGTGTTCCTCCTGGCCCTCCTCCGGGACGACCTCCAGTCGCCAATATGCCCTACATCCCCCAACCAGGTGCTCCTGCTGCACCGCCGTTCCGCCCACCCGCTGCCTTTCCTCCAGGTCCTCCCGCGGGAATGCCCTTCAGTGTCGGAGGGTTCCCgcctccccttcctcccggATGGTCCGAACATAGAG CCCCGGACGGCATAACGCCTTATTACTATAACGCTCAAACTCGCGAATCGACATACATCcgcccttctttccctcccttccctcccgGTACTACTCCACCTACTGGATCTCCAGCTCCTGGCGCTGTTATTCCAGGTGGAACTGGAGCTGGTGAAgaaaagacgaagaagaagaagaaggaaaagccCAAGGACAAGGTGCCGATTCCCGGTACAAGCTGGATGAGAATCACAACAAACGAAGGGAATGTGTTTTActttgaaaaggagaacaaGAGGTCGGAATGGACTGTTCCGGATGAGATCAAGGAAGCTGTGACTcagctggagaaggaggagaggaagaaaaaggaggaacaaGATAGGgaggagcaagagaagattgaaCAGGAGAGGATTGAAAAGCTGAAAGAGCTGGAGAGGATCAGGGCGGAGATAGAGgctgagaggaagaagaaggaagaggcagaaaaggaaagaaagaggaagcagagggaggatggcgaagatgatgcgccggaggagaagaaggccaaggtgGGAGACCGAGAGCAAGAGCAGGAGGATGTCGTTGGCCCAGAGGgcgaagacgacgaagaggcCTGGATGAAGGCCGTTGCCGCCGAGTTCGCCGAGAAGGATGCTCAAACCAAgaaggatttggaagaacaagatgaaaagactaaaaaggaagaggcagaggccGCAAAAAAGGTCTTTGCTGTCCCCGAAAAGGTCAACGTTTCTGTCGAAGAAGGGCGTGCATTGTTCAAGGCTTTGCTCATTGAAAAGGACATCTCGCCGTTTGCCCCCTGGGATCAATCCCTCCCCTTGTTCATCAACGACCCGCGCTATGTGCTTCTCTCATCTATGAAAGACCGACGTGAGGTGTATGAAGAGTACTGCCGTGAAGTTGGTCGAGCTAAGCGCCTCAAGAAGGGTTCTGCggcggaagagaagaaggcggagCCGGAGAAGGAATACAAAGCCTTGCTGGATAAGGAAGTGACAAGTACTAGGACGAGATGGGATGACTTTAGgaaaaaatggaagaaggataggAGGTTTTATGCGTTTGGCAGAGATGATCACCAGAGGGAAAAAGTGTTTAAGCAACATTTGAGAGATCTTGGCGAGC GTAAACGAGCTGCAGCGCTGAAAGCCGAAGAAGACTTCAACACTCTTCTCAAAGAATCAACAAACAtcacctcatcctcacaaTGGTCTTCTGTCAAACGCTCAATCTCTTCCGATCGGCGATACGATGCTGTtggttcttcttcactgcGTGAAGAGCTATTCAACAATTATGTCCGTGGACTCTCTTCAACTTCGAATCCTGCGAAATCAAACTCTGAGGAGCAGAGCATAAAAgataaggaagaggcggccGCTCGCCGGCTTGCAGAGCGCAAAGCTGGTCAATCAGCTCAGTCTTCTGAATCTAAAGAAGATGCGGCTGCCCGTAAACTTGCTGAGCGCAAAGCCAAGTCAGAAGCGAGTCTGCGCGAGCGAGAGGCTAAAGtcagggaagagagggaaagggtgGAACGCGAGATGCACAAGAGTAAAGTGGGAGctgggagggaagaggctgaAACATTGTTTACGAGTTTGTTGGTGGATTCTGTGAGGGACCCCAAC GTTACATGGGACGAAGCGCAATCTTACCTCTCTTCCGACCCTCGATGGAACCACCCTTCATTGAGTGCCCGCGATAAACAACGCCTCTTCGCTGCCCATTCCGAACGGCTCCTTTCTAAACGCTCCAACGCACTCCACTCGCTCTTCGAATCCAAGACACCCGCTCTCAACACGCCTTACGACGATGTTTACCCACAAATCATCGATGACCCGCTTGTCAAGCGTCTCGGCTTGCAAGGCCAGGTTCTCGAAGACCGCTGGAAGTCTTGGCGACGAAAGAAGGAGCATGATGCGAGGATCGAGTTTGATCAGATGTTGCATGAGAATAGCTTTGTAGATTTTTGGTCcaagatgagaaagaagacgatggatgagaaggcTTTGGAAGTGCAGGAGCAGGATGAGTAtgatgaaggcgaagggatgggagaaggtggagCGGCGGACTTGACGCTGTTGGCAAAGCAAATTGATTTGGGCGAAATCAAGGCTGTCTTGAGG AGAGATAAGAGGTATAGTGTTTTCGATCACATGCCTGAAGAGCGTGAAAAGTGGTTGCGA GACTACCTGGAAAACGTTGAAGCAGCCTCCGGATCAAAGACTATCCACAACGTCGGTCTCGGCAAATAA
- a CDS encoding alternative oxidase, mitochondrial — translation MSAIMLRSGNVARSTILAGGPLIGGPMTFRSAVSSTRTFSLFTKARIQSDDMKRASLSLQPSVREAEKSQGPVVGSEGRGVEGPHYQDQVSHNVLSDASTTGAWTMFNPIYTEKELNTVQVVGRAPVTFGDKAAHRTVKFLRKCFDLLTGYTPYEVPASVLAQKPIPIAELRSKGKLLSDQKWLFRIILLESIAGVPGMVGGTLRHLRSMRLLKRDGGWIHSLLEEAENERMHLLTFMTIAQPGIFTRALVLAAQGVFYNAFFLTYLISPRIAHRFVGALEEEAVRTYTHCISDMEAGLIPEWKDMPAPAIAIDYWRLPASSSLLDVIRAVRADEATHRFVNHSLANLDQKRDFNPFALSEASPEERGSKWGYTREESAKFALEQQRKLMAASEKSSGLVE, via the exons ATGTCTGCTATTATGCTGCGGTCCGGCAACGTTGCCCGCTCCACCATCCTTGCCGGTGGACCTTTGATCGGCGGTCCAATGACCTTCCGCTCTGCCGTTTCAAGCACTCGtaccttttccctttttaCCAAGGCCAGGATTCAATCCGACGATATGAAACGTGCTAGTTTGTCACTACAGCCCAGTGTAAGGGAGGCAGAGAAATCTCAAGGGCCTGTAGTAGGATCAGAAGGCAGGGGAGTGGAAGGCCCTCACTATCAAG ATCAAGTTTCGCACAATGTATTGTCGGATGCTTCGACCACCGGCGCTTGGACGATGTTCAATCCCATTTACACCGAGAAG GAACTCAACACCGTTCAGGTCGTGGGAAGAGCACCTGTTACATTTGGCGACAAAGCAGCTCACAGGACCGTCAAGTTCCTCCGCAAATGCTTCGATTTGTTAACCGGTTACACCCCCTATGAAGTCCCCGCTTCTGTACTTGCTCAGAAACCCATACCCATCGCCGAGTTGCGCTCCAAGGGCAAGCTTTTGTCCGACCAGAAGTGGCTATTCCgaatcatccttctcgagtCCATTGCCGGGGTACCCGGCATGGTCGGCGGAACCTTGAGACATTTGAGGAGTAtgaggttgttgaagagggaTGGTGGATGGATACATTCAttgttggaggaggctgAGAACGAAAGGATGCATCTTCT CACATTCATGACCATTGCTCAACCTGGCATCTTCACTCGGGCGCTCGTTTTAGCCGCTCAAGGCGTCTTCTATAATgctttcttcctcacctACCTCATATCCCCCAGGATCGCCCATCGATTCGTTGGTGcgcttgaagaggaagctgtTCGTACCTACACTCATTGTATCTCCGACATGGAGGCTGGCCTTATCCCCGAGTGGAAAGACATGCCTGCACCTGCCATTGCTATCGACTATTGGAGATTACCAGCAAGCTCGTCCCTTCTCGATGTGATCAGGGCTGTTCGGGCCGATGAAGCTACCCACAGGTTTGTCAACCACTCTTTGGCCAACTTGGATCAAAAGAGGGACTTCAATCCTTTCGCATTGTCAGAGGCTAGTCCCGAGGAACGTGGCAGCAAGTGGGG CTACACACGAGAAGAGTCTGCCAAATTTGCTCTGGAACAGCAGCGAAAACTCATGGCTGCCTCTGAAAAAAGCTCAGGACTCGTTGAGTGA
- a CDS encoding general transcription factor 3C polypeptide 4, with protein MTFDTSPTLLSSRVFRGASSDPMYRGVSWSNEGQCMVITPRTITILTPHIASSLPPPRNPLTSQQSMKISEAQKLSNIRPGIRTTENGYNNSTQQFKARRLDGGGVQWWSTTINVEINEEREWLYGWGDVSDNYLTMVETDSKGATVRQATWSPSGLSNLGSCLLVILTTSLQVSVYAPVENPLTQRWVEIADLTMLTKELLPPKEILNGLSPQGMLEMRASSISWSTSLPLSSMLGVDGSVLAVSDRIGKLALWTYGHQKRFQRLASLSIGSPANWIADISWSDWTVMGDTCEAILALIFTDGSVQLLKIQQHAKQKPDSLSEWNCTIGEPINVDGSDHRPVTAVKWVKDVLVWTKAGSVHMFAGDESQSVSWKGVRNLRLERVGDWANANGLSACVGIHLINSSALMITLSSLTTHFVYSFDKNPELAPTVDNLRLTWPLRQMSLEPLPTSQPYLVERWRELTNNHAGWTLQTSGWATVGGYGNSLTWITEPISLHTLHVSADADRNTHFFMANFDNVIPPEKPVLSALEEIVEKPPNLLHISSKYALLPFLLHLSSSLQEDLAAGLLQLLSSAMDGTADLESILALKNWVVDVWESSALNSLRICLVLTIWCTSAFPAFAKEFQTLRSKISTRIHSYLITLTLSWLVTTETASRSVGSFDRHFLYRLIKSADGSSGPTVTPIISVAAEVNQSRARHLAAKLGMDGDAGSSGEADEDKEISADGSPFSTETCSVTGLPITEPLCRRCTTCSACSLMPERTFALQAVVGRDGKPEAPRNIQTGIGRTDWIVSTLLEGAIGCVICGSRWASSAGYAL; from the exons ATGACGTTCGACACATCCCCAACTTTACTCAGCTCTCGGGTCTTCAGGGGAGCCAGTTCAGACCCAATGTACCGTGGAGTCTCTTGGAGTAATGAGGGCCAGTGCATGGTAATCACCCCCCGGACTATAACGATACTA ACTCCACACATCGCTTCTTCCCTGCCACCACCTCGTAATCCATTAACAAGTCAGCAATCTATGAAGATATCGGAAGCTCAGAAACTCTCCAATATCAGGCCTGGGATTCGAACGACAGAGAATGGATACAACAATAGCACTCAACAATTCAAAGCTAGAAGGTTGGACGGTGGCGGAGTGCAGTGGTGGTCGACAACAATAAATGTTGAGATAAACGAAGAGAGAGAATGGCTGTATGGATGGGGAGATGTATCAG ATAATTACTTGACAATGGTGGAAACCGACAGTAAAGGGGCAACTGTACGGCAGGCAACTTGGTCGCCCTCTGGCTTAAGTAATTTAGGCAG CTGTCTTTTGGTGATTCTCACTACTTCTTTACAGGTGTCTGTGTACGCTCCTGTGGAAAACCCTCTCACCCAACGCTGGGTAGAA ATAGCGGATCTAACAATGTTGACTAAGGAGCTGCTCCCTCCCAAAGAAATACTTAATGGATTAAGCCCTCAGGGGATGCTTGAAATGAGAGCTTCCA GTATCTCATGGTCTACAAGCCTTCCCCTCTCATCGATGTTAGGTGTAGATGGCAGTGTACTTGCTGTTTCCGATAGAATTGGCAAACTTGCCTTGTGGAC CTATGGGCATCAGAAAAGGTTTCAGCGGTTAGCATCCTTATCTATTGGGTCGCCAGCAAACTGGATTGCCGACATTTCGTGGTCTGACTGGACTGTCATGGGTGATACAT GCGAAGCCATCCTTGCACTTATATTCACAGATGGTTCTGTGCAGCTACTAAAAATCCAGCAGCATGCGAAGCAGAAACCCGACAGTCTGTCTGAATGGAATTGTACTATTGGAGAGCCAATTAATGTCGACGGCAGTGACCATAGGCCAGTAACGGCGGTAAAATGGGTGAAG GACGTACTCGTCTGGACGAAGGCAGGTTCTGTGCACATGTTTGCTGGTGATGAAAGCCAAAGCGTTTCTTGGAAAGGCGTGCGAAATTTGAGGCTAGAAAGAGTTGGTGACTGGGCAAACGCCAACGGCTTGAGTGCCTGCGTTG GGATCCACCTCATCAATTCTTCCGCTCTCATGATCACTCTTTCCTCACTGACCACTCACTTCGTTTATTCATTCGATAAGAATCCGGAGCTTGCCCCGACAGTAGACAATCTACGCCTGACATGGCCCCTACGACAGATGTCCCTTGAGCCTTTGCCAACCAGTCAGCCTTACTTAGTTGAGCGATGGCGAGAGTTGACCAACAATCATGCTGGATGGACACTACAAACATCCGGGTGGGCGACCGTTGGCGGATATGGAAATAGTTTGACCTGGATAACAGA ACCGATCAGTCTTCATACCTTGCATGTATCGGCCGATGCTGATCGCAATACTCACTTTTTTATGGCGAACTTTGATAATGTGATCCCACCGGAAAAGCCCGTGTTATCGGCATTGGAAGAGATAGTAGAGAAACCGCCCAATC TTCTTCATATCTCTTCAAAGTATGCTCTTTTGCCATTTTTACTGCATTTGTCTAGTTCTCTTCAAGAGGACTTAGCGGCCGGCTTGTTGCAATTACTTTCCTCTGCTATGGATGGGACGGCCGATCTGGAATCCATCTTGGCGCTCAAAAACTGGGTCGTCGACGTCTGGGAAAGCTCGGCGCTCAATTCCCTCCGCATTTGTCTAGTGCTCACGATATGGTGTACA TCGGCTTTCCCAGCGTTTGCAAAGGAATTTCAAACGCTTAGATCGAAAATATCGACTCGCATTCACTCCTATCTTATCACCCTGACATTGTCATGGCTTGTCACAACGGAAACTGCGTCGAGATCAGTCGGATCTTTCGACCGACATTTCCTGTATCGCCTTATCAAGAGCGCCGATGGGAGCTCGGGCCCGACTGTAACGCCTATTATTTCTGTTGCGGCCGAAGTCAACCAATCTCGCGCCAGGCATTTGGCTGCAAAGCTCGGTatggatggagatgctGGTAGTTCGGGCGAAGCGGACGAAGATAAGGAAATATCGGCCGACGGATCAC CCTTCTCCACAGAAACATGCTCTGTGACTGGCCTTCCGATAACTGAACCCCTTTGCCGCAGATGCACAACGTGCTCTGCGTGTTCTTTGATGCCAGAGCGCACTTTCGCTCTTCAAGCGGTCGTCGGTCGTGATGGCAAGCCAGAAGCACCCCGAAATATACAAACAGGTATTGGTCGGACTGACTGGATTGTATCAACGCTACTGGAAGGAGCCATCGGGTGCGTGATTTGCGGATCTAGGTGGGCTTCAAGCGCCGGGTACGCGCTGTGA
- a CDS encoding oxidoreductase translates to MSNVFPYPPRKVQGYPIFLPEQPQPIGSLLDDNEYKQNKNPPKLFQPITIRGITFHNRAFVAPMCMYSSDQGRATDHHFVHLGSMALRGWGSIMVEATAVVPEGRISPEDMGLWDDSQIAELQRIVKYIHANKGVIGIQIAHAGRKASTPAPWNEREANEKGHSKGSVVPEENGGWPSKVVAPSEISFLDGDYPDPIEASIEYLESLKKAYADAVERCSKIGFDFIEIHGAHGYFLHEFIDPISNKRTDKYGGSLENRLRLPLEIAEIVRQKWDKPLFYRLSATDWLEESLGKEKNANGEWVWWGIEQTTTFVGKLAELGVDLVDVSSGGNDLRQKIAPGPSYQLPFAAHLKKTYPNLLIGSVGIITDAKQANDILEQGKADVILIGRQLLRNLDWPLDAAVELGVAVAPAVQYERAWTRMLVKREAHDHTSKKHGVTELQGQEGQETKTPPGEHSSIP, encoded by the exons ATGTCCAACGTCTTCCCATACCCCCCCAGAAAGGTCCAGGGCTaccccatcttccttccagaGCAGCCACAGCCCATCGGTTCTCTCCTCGATGACAATGAGTACAAGCAGAACAAGAACCCTCCCAAACTCTTCCAGCCCATCACTATCCGTGGCATCACCTTCCACAATCGAGCCTTTGTGGCACCCATGTGCATGT ACTCTTCCGATCAAGGACGTGCGACCGACCATCACTTTGTCCACCTTGGTAGTATGGCTTTGCGAGGATGGGGTAGTATCATGGTAGAAGCTACTGCCGTCGTTCCGGAGGGTCGAATTTCTCCTGAAGACATG GGTCTTTGGGATGACTCTCAAATTGCCGAGCTTCAACGTATCGTCAAGTACATCCACGCCAACAAGGGTGTTATTGGGATTCAAATTGCCCATGCTGGTCGAAAGGCTTCGACCCCTGCGCCTTGGAATGAGAGGGAGGCGAATGAAAAGGGGCATTCCAAGGGCTCTGTAGTCCCGGAAGAGAACGGTGGTTGGCCTAGCAAGG TCGTTGCCCCTTCCGAGATCTCTTTCCTTGACGGCGACTACCCGGACCCTATCGAGGCTAGCATCGAGTATCTCGAAAGCTTGAAAAAGGCCTATGCCGACGCTGTTGAAAGGTGCAGCAAGATTGGTTTCGACTTTATCGAGATTCATGGTGCTCACG GTTACTTTCTTCACGAGTTTATCGACCCCATCTCCAACAAGCGAACGGACAAGTACGGTGGCTCTCTTGAGAACCGTCTTCGATTGCCCCTGGAGATTGCCGAAATTGTCCGTCAGAAATGGGATAAGCCCCTGTTCTACAGGCTTAGTGCTACCGACTGGCTCGAGGAGTCTCTCGGTAAAGAGAAGAATGCCAATGGCGAATGGGTCTGGTG GGGTATCGAACAAACTACCACTTTTGTTGGAAAGCTTGCTGAGCTTGGTGTTGACCTTGTGGACGTTTCTTCTGGTGGTAACGACCTCCGTCAAAAGATCGCCCCCGGTCCTTCTTACC aaCTCCCATTTGCCGCGCATCTCAAGAAGACTTATCCCAACCTCTTGATCGGTAGTGTCGGTATCATCACCGACGCCAAGCAGGCCAATGATATTTTGGAACAAGGAAAGGCAGACGTCATCTTAATCGGTAGGCAATTGTTGAGGAATTTAGATTGGCCGCTTGATGCTGCTGTGGAACTTGGTGTGGCTGTTGCGCCTGCTGTCCAGTACGAGCG TGCTTGGACAAGGATGCTCGTCAAGCGCGAAGCTCATGACCACACTTCCAAAAAGCACGGTGTCACCGAACTCCAAGGCCAGGAAGGACAGGAGACCAAGACTCCTCCCGGGGAACACTCTTCTATTCCTTAA
- a CDS encoding auxin-induced protein has translation MTNAATNLLFKQATIAGAQVPPMAIGTWSWGDKTWGYESKDFENVKEAWSASVRAGLTFFDTAEAYGNGESERIIGRLIKEETSEENKARLYITTKFLPFPTRNGFFFFNPPVVEHLKASLERLGLDSVPLYQLHSSISLNSHEKIAIGLAQCIKLGLAKAIGVSNFSKDELIKMSDLLEKHGVKIASNQIEFSLLRQLPEQNRLLEEMKKRGIACLAYSPLAMGRLTGKYNASNPIPSGRRFSSQYSWEQLEPLISELGNLANKYDVTHSAVALNWVMCKGAIPLGGARNKSQAEQNAKAVTFKLTDEEVERLSSLGFNGKNTWFWQRG, from the exons ATGACCAACGCCGCTACCAATCTTCTCTTTAAACAGGCGACCATTGCAGGAGCCCAAGTGCCGCCTATGGCCATCG GTACTTGGTCTTGGGGAGATAAAACTTGGGGCTATGAATCCAAAGACTTCGAGAATGTTAAGGAAGCGTGGAGTGCTTCTGTGAGAGCTGGATTGACCTTCTTTGACACTGC TGAAGCCTACGGTAACGGTGAATCAGAAAGAATTATTGGCCGTCTtatcaaagaagaaacgtCTGAAGAAAATAAAGCTAGACTCTACATTACCACCAAAT tccttcctttcccaacCAGGAATggattttttttcttcaaccCGCCAGTCGTGGAGCATCTAAAGGCCTCTTTAGAGAGATTGGGACTTGATTCGGTCCCCCTATATCAGTTGCACTCATCTATCTCTCTAAATTCCCATGAGAAAATAGCAATTGGCTTGGCTCAATGTATCAAGCTTGGTCTGGCCAAAGCCATCGGAGTTTCTAACTTCAGCAAGGATGAGCT CATCAAGATGAGCGACCTGTTGGAAAAGCATGGGGTCAAAATTGCTTCCAACCAGATTGAATTCAGCCTTCTGCGCCAACTACCTGAGCAAAATAGGCTtctggaagagatgaaaaagagggGAATTGCTTGTTTGGCTT ATTCTCCGTTGGCAATGGGTCGCCTGACGGGCAAATATAATGCTTCCAATCCTATTCCTAGTGGACGAAG GTTCAGCTCCCAATATAGTTGGGAACAACTTGAACCCCTCATTTCTGAACTGGGTAATTTGGCCAACAAGTACGATGTAACGCATTCAGCAGTTGCTCTGAATTGGGTCATGTGCAAAGGCGCTATACCTTTGGGTGGTGCAAGGAACAAGAGTCAGGCGGAGCAAAATGCCAAAGCTGTGACTTTCAAGCTGAccgatgaagaagttgagAGGTTGTCGAGTTTGGGATTCAATGGAAAGAA CACTTGGTTCTGGCAACGAGGATAA
- a CDS encoding glycosyltransferase gives MLSVFSSRYTRYSPLLLLFLLGSTFLLFERSSSASSTLPRSSIYDYTSPATHCFWPQTDASDESAATSQSKISANKGNVGKMKEWIGWGDSEEVDEDVSSDEGFAWEGQLPDVVPVRGIERYMLAHLEELQQGYDAKHDYEEYGLKIGNISLSAYTAELLETYKEYLLPPDTPRPNPPPSFLPTVLSRLSLRPPIAPLPPRPDQVMTTEKSVDDLPWQFQRWKEIMPEWEIKYYDDNALVNWVRGMFGGTKAEKIWKNLPRQVLKTDVFRYMAMLVEGGIYTDSDTAPIIHADQWGHPYNHHTSPLLTHLSRILSISTSLHLPSSHPLSSFSPDHAGTTIDEELDVDVSTGKSTIYDGPLVDDGAELGQPSLVVSVESDAIDFGWHNWREVGLSRAVQITQWTFMARPGHPVFLDALGRTLRKSEEMARKEKEAKKNGEEFIPETALEWTGPGVFSDCVYRYLISRYGFKPDDLIHKKDPLRVGDVLILPAGSFSSVSPFGDEQQRNWAASWHGFFGRWRGADPGVQEFERLKKLKKEAEEAEKKAKEEAEEAEKKAKEAEQQAKEASEQADKSAQEAEEKAKEAAEEAGRKAQEASDKVEALGEEVEKAKELAEGKSDGQDGDSGEFTESREETEEEMLA, from the exons ATGTTGTCCGTTTTCTCATCTCGCTATACTCGTTATTCgccccttctcctcctaTTTCTCCTAGGCTCgacttttcttctcttcgaACGCTCCTCGTCAGCCTCATCGACCCTCCCTAGATCCTCGATATACGATTACACGTCCCCTGCCACACATTGCTTTTGGCCGCAAACAGACGCGAGTGACGAGAGTGCTGCAACTTCGCAGTCCAAAATATCGGCAAACAAAGGTAATGTTGGTaagatgaaagaatggATTGGTTGGGGAGATAGTGAAGAGGTCGATGAGGATGTGTCTTCGGATGAGGGGTTTGCATGGGAGGGACAACTACCGGACGTTGTGCCTGTCCGCGGAATCGAGAGGTATATGCTCGCTCATCTCGAAGAACTTCAACAAGGTTATGATGCCAAACACGATTATGAAGAATATGGTCTCAAGATTGGAAACATTTCCTTATCCGCATACACAGCTGAACTACTGGAGACTTATAAAGAGTACCTTTTGCCCCCAGATACACCACGCCCAAATCCACCgccctcttttctcccgACGGTCCTCTCAAGGCTATCATTGAGGCCACCGATTGCGCCCTTACCCCCAAGACCAGATCAAGTCATGACAACAGAGAAGTCTGTGGATGATTTACCGTGGCAATTCCAAAGGTGGAAGGAAATAATGCCAGAGTGGGAAATCAAGTACTACGATGACAATGCTTTGGTGAATTGGGTGAGGGGAATGTTTGGCGGAACCAAAGCTGAGAAGATTTGGAAGAACCTTCCGAGACAAGTGCTCAAGACGGATGTGTTCCGATACATG GCGATGCTGGTGGAAGGGGGTATCTACACTGACAG CGACA CCGCACCCATCATTCACGCGGATCAATGGGGTCACCCATACAACCACCACACCTCCCCACTTCTCACCCACCTCTCCCGTATCCTCTCCATATCCAcctcccttcatctcccttcctcccatcccctctcctctttctctcctgACCATGCTGGTACTACTATCGATGAGGAGCTTGACGTAGATGTCTCGACTGGCAAATCCACCATTTACGACGGACCCTTGGTAGATGATGGGGCCGAGCTCGGTCAGCCTTCTTTGGTGGTCAGCGTAGAGTCGGATGCTATAGACTTTGGCTGGCACAACTGG CGAGAAGTCGGCCTGAGCCGAGCTGTCCAGATCACCCAATGGACTTTCATGGCGCGTCCTGGTCACCCAGTCTTCCTCGATGCTCTCGGAAGGACTTTACGCAAGTCGGAAGAGATGGccaggaaggaaaaggaggcgaagaagaatggtgAGGAGTTCATTCCTGAGACGGCT CTCGAGTGGACTGGCCCCGGAGTCTT CTCTGACTGTGTTTACCGTTATCTGATCTCCCGATACGGCTTCAAGCCAGACGATCTCATACATAAAAAGGATCCTCTGCGAGTTGGTGATGTCTTAATTTTGCCTGCTGGATCCTTTTCGAGTGTGAGCCCGTTCGGAGACGAGCAACAACGCAATTGGGCTGCAAGCTGGCACGGCTTCTTTG GCCGATGGCGAGGTGCCGACCCCGGTGTCCAGGAATTCGAAAGGctgaagaagctcaagaaagaagctgaggaagctgagaagaaggcaaaggaagaagctgaggaggcggagaaaaaagcaaaagaagcaGAGCAACAGGCCAAAGAAGCATCTGAGCAGGCCGACAAAAGCGCACAAGAGGCTGAGGAAAAAGCCAAGGAAGCGGCCGAGGAAGCAGGAAGGAAAGCACAAGAAGCTTCAGATAAAGTTGAAGcgcttggagaagaggtggaaaaGGCCAAAGAACTGGCCGAGGGGAAATCAGATGGGCAAGATGGAGATAGTGGCGAGTTTACGGAGAGTAGGGAAgagacggaggaagagatgttGGCGTAA